Proteins encoded together in one Hylaeus volcanicus isolate JK05 chromosome 3, UHH_iyHylVolc1.0_haploid, whole genome shotgun sequence window:
- the LOC128873787 gene encoding trinucleotide repeat-containing gene 6A protein isoform X3: MFPHNSSSHEISTETNAFVQNSMGDAVVLGKNSPIGVGKGKESENARYCDIEFINNNTMVKPINHLGNTAANDFLTVLLSQTGKSILTSRGPTCQSVASSTTIHPTKNHFLTYDNNNNPTLNNRSRRAEHNHQDDRKTTVNATTKRKQPGSPGKQKPGSSANNSKSISKTLSDNKISCSVLNIRVLNISINLRLTGDKCAIGEGVPSLVRIPKSDRPSSGHFSLDSLDNYSLLGSCLHPGKYNNIKSNSSFVSNNNDNYKSVILLSSTSNHYFLCVEMDSGAIAMRLGARFNPLRFLANSSFDGLLLHKSFLFQSQDEHRTIMYISSTSDRIIKIKRSSAGFMIKTKLVPRDFDQEGSRELSLICLIKFVFDHVNIPKCVSPCQNQNMAEFLCIEMEFENLQNIANDTSRDLTFDDIPLADINQEILKFLFTYLFLKNESRLLFSLGIARELSNEVNFSYGELERQPSRVLSDLLLSSAFSKVNISSMIIEFFLGDTNDTNKEYLENVTSYDISGVNNNIALAHIEENYVKISKLPLNFVMLKKVKLSDRSSNEESDSIKEGKNVATSSSITLIVPGNELTDQPLRPLPLRNAPKRAQSSPPWLDLVASELTQRACVPFSLDRKLYVVKFRYKVICDFSIMWKGIPSHETSYERTHLDVHYSNVTFNTNVRTLARKPQDFITTKPYSEIETLSNNHGTTNRELVNFNKHIPASLSKPSATVSTTTIYCKTWTGLFTEIIANINSDDSTSNTQTLENLLNATTWKKPSDRILVSIDTSARNSYYSFPYEIFGAAYSKASTLTKEYPNAWFVIRTSETIILNINERMAEMLSWGINSISNVATITVGALSFQDNVKSNEPVGAYFANYRYPGSCVRLDPGFVKSLSKSTIGDRYRVKGENQAEFALYIPTTTTCKPTMTLKRQSASRIIGVPGSRPKYFETLWPDQMHTPHDFYDSLPKCLTRYRNDSLPGGEYKEDSLRCFDCFNEQIIRRNAAKNVDRNQLEMIKYRTAVYLHGDRHAKAGLSRLRGFEGYDNCQDTRELIEGNVSIVSSYSSSPKRTRLRYQVFIDVMNENVSLENLCDVYRFKETYKIHQIIGFDVENIFAGSPINSNQIALISSMFQTAQYIDNEGFNVNSPDTKKMAVIVINLRDCDQFEECQTHVCATNSQCFDGERIASNRTEYIMPAGNAISVDTENKEISASNSSRGHLIDCARNLIAASVGVSKDALQALKYDLKHVLTLLFGSISNIDDPSLEYRKRWGISNILRLAGGGESSLNNGGAANWGSAQTSATNNNNSNQSTWGGTSGNPSGNSGTTGNWSGNNVNRSAAGNPTNQNQGPLSGQNVPGNVNKMNNPNQQVNQQSGPPTSQSSSTNQGGQNNNQWSHGKSNSGGPGQNPSVPNNNNNSVQQQQQQPPNSSSNNNQTNNQANNPAQGSVNSSNTPASNNPSTKQQLEQLNIMREALFSQDGWGRQHVNQDTNWDLPTTPEPNTTKEAGPVWKLPVNTGTDLWETNIRNGGQPPPQQQPKTPWGHTPVTNIGGTWGEDDEAVDSSSMWTGAPTSSQPNTAAGQWTTSTGNQTGSNWGDPRIDHRDPRDLRSVDPREMRDPRDHRMSLDPREHIRVMDPMARDPRMADMRGDPRGISGRLNGASADAMWGQPPGPPHHQMGHQHPSGPPAKMLNPSSINQWVAPPPKDIMPGKPSGWEEPSPPTQRRSVPNYDDGTSLWGNAAANQRTIPGSKVSHWKDLPTPNVARGGMPCPPGMPQNRMPGQPGMKPDVSGPMWGHPGAPGGRNGSWSEGPHDTGSWDDPKTPSTWNEAQLNPGTWGGPSAHKPKPMGPAVSWVDTDMDHSPSWGHPTKPTLTKEVIWNSREFRYLCDLGFKKDDVELALRNREMNREEALELLSQLRPSDQWRRHDAHSTYDPANQATTAPAYPRFNHVAQQMSFPPGAGVASGNTTSSVGGSVASASLLKLQQQQQQTAVPLQQQQQQQPGGNAPQPPFNQASRTPQNQPSTQQLRMLVQQIQLAVQEGYLNHQILNQPLAPQTLILLNQLLQQIKVLQQLHQQHSVQSTMKGNGQSVLQISVQITKTKQQIANLQNQIAVQQATYMKQQQQQQQQQQQQQQQQQHPVPPSQSSEYYKSSVHDPMSALQNSFTELTMNKEPPISQQQSRLNQWKLPSLDKDGELVSNEFSRAPGTTSKPAATSAGLTQSHSSPNMNPLLGQGDGTWSTRLGDSGWPDPGNTDSTDGKDWQPTGAAAFTDLVPEFEPGKPWKGTQMKSIEDDPSITPGSVVRSPLSLATIKDPDALFSLSSKTSPPPQQPTNLDTSIPSLSNSTWTFNPPTTTPSALFTSSKNTWGESAPPPTAVTSELWGAPMSKVRGPPPGLSSKATGNTSNGWAGFGTVGRPSSSWGFQSSTNAGWVSTWLLLKNLTPQIDGSTLKTLCMQHGPVQDFRLYLNHGIALTKYSSRDEAIKAQGALNNCVLGNTTIFAESPADSEVHTLLQQLSHGGQQQAGATAGAGWGLRPSNKTGPPPDTWAGSSSQLWGAPPSSNSLWSNAGIDSNDQQRATPSSLNSYLPGDLLGGESM; encoded by the exons ATGTTTCCACACAATTCTAGTTCACATGAGATTTCTACAGAAACAAATGCCTTCGTACAAAATTCCATG gGGGATGCAGTAGTATTAGGGAAAAACAGTCCGATAGGGGTGGGGAAGGGAAAAGAATCAGAAAATGCTAGGTACTGTGATATCGAATTCATAAACAACAACACGATGGTAAAACCTATTAACCATCTTGGAAATACCGCCGCCAATGACTTTTTAACCGTCCTGTTGAGCCAAACTG GCAAGTCCATCTTGACCAGTCGAGGCCCGACCTGCCAGTCAGTGGCGTCGTCAACCACAATACACCCAACAAAAAATCACTTTCTAActtacgataataataataatcctaCACTAAATAATCGCTCAAGACGAGCCGAACATAATCATCAAGATGATCGAAAAACAACAGTTAATGCaacaacaaaaagaaaacaaccGGGCTCGCCCGGAAAACAAAAACCGGGCAGCTCCGCCAATAACTCTAAGTCTATATCTAAGACACTAAGTGATAATAAGATTAGCTGTAGCGTATTAAACATTAGGGTACTAAATATAAGCATAAATCTACGATTAACAGGGGATAAGTGCGCAATCGGTGAAGGGGTACCTAGCCTAGTTAGGATACCCAAGTCTGATCGCCCCTCATCAGGCCACTTCTCTCTCGACTCTCTTGACAATTACTCCTTACTAGGGTCCTGCCTTCATCcgggcaaatacaataacattAAGTCTAATTCTAGCTTCGtaagtaataataacgataactACAAGTCTGTGATATTGCTCAGCTCAACCAGTAACCATTATTTCCTCTGCGTCGAAATGGACAGTGGTGCGATCGCAATGAGACTAGGAGCCCGTTTCAATCCACTCAGATTCTTAGCGAACTCTTCTTTCGACGGTTTATTGTTACAcaaatcgtttctttttcaatcgCAGGATGAACACCGtacaattatgtatatatcCTCGACGAGTGATCGGATCATTAAAATTAAGCGCTCTTCGGCGGGATTCATGATTAAAACGAAACTCGTCCCTCGTGATTTCGATCAAGAAGGATCGCGGGAATTGTCTTtgatatgtttaattaaatttgttttcgatcACGTTAATATCCCGAAGTGCGTATCACCGTGTCAAAATCAAAACATGGCCGAATTTCTCTGTATCGAAATGGAGTTCGAAAACCTACAAAACATTGCAAACGATACATCGCGTGATTTAACATTTGACGATATTCCTTTAGCCGATATTAATCaagaaattctaaaatttctattcacatatctatttttgaaaaacgaatCTCGCCTTCTGTTCAGCCTGGGTATCGCGAGGGAGTTGTCAAACGAAGTTAACTTCTCGTACGGGGAATTGGAGCGACAACCTTCGCGCGTACTTAGCGATCTTCTCTTGAGTAGCGCGTTCTCAAAAGTCAACATTTCGTCCAtgataatcgaattttttcttGGGGACACTAACGATACGAATAAGGAATACTTGGAGAATGTTACGTCGTACGATATATCTGGTGTTAACAATAATATCGCGCTGGCACACATTGAGgaaaactatgtaaaaatatcaaagttgcCTTTAAATTTCGTGATGCTAAAGAAAGTTAAATTAAGTGATAGATCGTCGAACGAAGAATCAGATTCGATTAAGGAAGGGAAAAACGTGGCCACCAGTTCTTCCATTACGCTTATCGTTCCCGGAAACGAGCTAACTGACCAGCCTCTGCGACCTCTCCCATTGAGAAACGCGCCGAAACGCGCACAATCCTCTCCTCCATGGCTCGACCTGGTCGCGAGCGAGCTGACGCAACGCGCATGTGTTCCATTCTCGTTAGATCGTAAGCTTTATGTGGTTAAATTTAGGTATAAGGTGATATGCGATTTTAGTATTATGTGGAAGGGGATACCGAGCCACGAGACTAGCTACGAAAGGACACATCTCGATGTCCACTACTCAAACGTTACTTTCAACACGAATGTGAGAACATTGGCCCGCAAACCTCAAGATTTTATCACGACGAAGCCATATTCGGAGATCGAAACACTCTCAAACAACCACGGAACAACAAATCGTGAACTTGTCAacttcaataaacatattcCAGCATCTCTCAGCAAACCATCGGCAACGGTATCGACAACGACGATTTATTGTAAAACTTGGACTGGACTGTTCACGGAAATAATTGCAAACATAAACAGCGACGATTCGACCTCAAACACGCAaacattggaaaatttattaaacgcaACCACTTGGAAGAAGCCGAGCGATAGAATTTTGGTCTCCATCGATACATCTGCACGAAATTCGTACTACTCGTTTCCGTATGAAATCTTTGGCGCGGCGTATTCGAAAGCCTCGACTTTGACGAAGGAATATCCAAACGCTTGGTTCGTAATAAGAACATcggaaacaataattttgaatataaatgaaaggaTGGCGGAGATGTTGTCCTGGGGAATTAATAGTATTAGTAACGTGGCAACAATTACTGTTGGTGCTCTTTCATTTCAGGATAATGTTAAGTCTAACGAGCCCGTGGGCGCTTATTTCGCGAACTATAGGTACCCGGGGTCGTGCGTGCGTCTGGACCCTGGGTTTGTTAAGTCTCTTTCTAAGTCTACTATAGGGGATAGATATAGGGTTAAGGGGGAGAACCAAGCCGAGTTCGCTCTCTACATTCCTACTACGACTACCTGCAAGCCTACGATGACGCTTAAACGCCAATCTGCATCCCGAATAATCGGTGTACCTGGATCTCGGCCGAAATACTTCGAGACATTATGGCCCGACCAAATGCACACTCCTCACGATTTTTATGACAGTCTGCCGAAGTGTTTAACGAGATATCGCAATGATTCTCTTCCTGGGGGCGAATACAAAGAAGACTCATTGAGATGTTTCGACTGCTTTAACGAACAAATCATACGCCGAAATGCTGCTAAGAATGTTGACCGTAATCAACTGGAAATGATCAAATATCGTACCGCCGTCTATTTGCATGGCGATCGACATGCTAAAGCAGGGCTATCTCGTTTACGTGGATTTGAGGGGTATGATAATTGCCAAGATACGCGCGAGCTAATAGAAGGGAATGTTTCTATTGTTTCATCGTACTCTAGTTCACCGAAACGAACGAGGTTAAGATATCAAGTTTTTATCGACGTGATGAATGAAAACGTTTCTCTAGAAAATCTCTGTGATGTATATCGATTTAAAGAGACGTACAAAATACACCAAATTATCGGATTTGATGTTGAGAATATTTTCGCTGGAAGTCCGATCAATTCTAATCAAATCGCTCTTATCAGTTCGATGTTTCAAACTGCCCAATACATTGACAATGAAggatttaatgtaaattccCCGGATACGAAGAAGATGGCCGTAATTGTGATAAACCTCCGCGATTGCGATCAATTCGAAGAATGTCAAACTCATGTCTGTGCAACGAACAGCCAGTGCTTCGATGGAGAGAGGATTGCCTCAAATCGAACGGAATATATCATGCCTGCGGGGAACGCGATTTCCGTTGATAcggaaaacaaagaaatctCTGCGAGCAACTCCAGCCGAGGCCACCTCATCGATTGCGCAAGGAATCTCATTGCAGCGTCCGTAGGGGTTTCCAAAGATGCTCTACAAGCTCTAAAATATGATCTTAAACACGTGTTAACTCTCCTTTTCGGATCGATCTCCAATATAGACGATCCCAGTCTAGAGTACAGGAAGAGGTGGGGGATTTCCAACATACTTAGACTAGCTGGCGGTGGTGAAAGTTCATTGAACAATGGTGGAGCTGCAAATTGGGGTTCTGCGCAGACCAGCgctacaaataataataatagcaatcaATCCACGTGGGGAGGGACTTCAGGGAATCCTTCTGGGAACAGTGGGACAACTGGAAATTGGTCTGGGAACAATGTAAATAGATCTGCTGCTGGCAATCCAACGAATCAAAATCAAGGACCACTCAGTGGACAAAACGTTCCGG GTAACGTAAATAAGATGAATAATCCAAATCAGCAAGTGAATCAACAATCAGGCCCACCGACTTCTCAATCAAGCAGTACAAATCAGGGTGGTCAGAACAATAACCAATGGTCGCACGGTAAATCCAATTCTGGAGGGCCTGGCCAAAACCCTTCTGTCccaaataataacaataattcagtgcaacaacaacagcaacagccgCCAAACTCCAGTAGCAATAATAATCAGACGAATAATCAGGCGAATAATCCTGCTCAGGGATCCGTTAACAGTAGTAATACACCTGCTAGTAATAATCCTTCGACAAAACAACAACTGGAGCAATTGAACATTATGAGGGAAGCACTTTTCAGTCAAGATGGCTGGGGACGT CAACATGTGAATCAGGATACAAACTGGGATCTTCCCACAACTCCAGAGCCTAATACGACGAAAGAGGCAGGTCCTGTGTGGAAGCTGCCAGTAAATACCGGTACAGACCTATGGGAAACCAATATCAGAAACGGTGGTCAACCACCGCCTCAACAACAACCAAAAACCCCTTGGGGTCATACTCCAGTCACAAACATTGGTGGAACTTGGGGCGAAGATGACGAAGCTGTCGATTCGTCAAGTATGTGGACCGGCGCTCCTACATCTTCCCAACCAAACACTGCCGCTGGACAATGGACAACCAGTACCGGTAATCAAACCG GATCTAATTGGGGTGACCCAAGAATCGACCATCGAGATCCTCGAGATCTTCGTTCTGTCGACCCCAGAGAAATGCGAGATCCTCGTGATCACAGAATGTCCTTGGATCCTCGAGAGCACATACGTGTGATGGATCCAATGGCTCGAGATCCCAGAATGGCGGACATGCGCGGGGATCCTCGAGGAATTTCTGGAAGATTGAATGGCGCCAGCGCGGACGCCATGTGGGGCCAACCACCAGGTCCTCCGCATCATCAGATGGGACATCAACATCCTTCGGGACCACCGGCAAAGATGTTGAATCCTTCGAGTATAAATCAGTGGGTTGCCCCGCCGCCAAAAGATATTATGCCTGGGAAACCATCAGGCTGGGAAGAACCTTCTCCACCCACGCAAAGAAGAAGTGTTCCGAATTATGACGATGGCACTAGTTTATGGGGAAATGCTGCAGCTAATCAGAGGACTATACCTGGAAGTAAAGTTTCTCATTGGAAGGATCTTCCGACACCAAATGTAGCAAGAGGAG GAATGCCGTGTCCCCCAGGTATGCCGCAAAACAGAATGCCAGGTCAACCTGGAATGAAACCAGACGTTAGTGGACCAATGTGGGGTCATCCTGGTGCTCCCGGCGGACGAAATGGTAGCTGGAGCGAAGGACCACACGACACAGGTTCATGGGATGATCCAAAAACGCCAAGTACCTGGAACGAAGCTCAGTTAAATCCTGGCACTTGGGGTGGACCTAGTGCGCACAAACCCAAACCTATGGGACCCGCTGTAAGCTGGGTTGATACTGATATGGATCATTCTCCTAGTTGGGGTCATCCTACAAAACCTACTCTTACAAAGGAAGTTATATGGAATAGCAGGGAATTTCGATATCTCTGTGATTTAGGATTTAAA AAAGATGATGTGGAACTGGCACTGAGAAATCGTGAAATGAATAGAGAGGAAGCTTTGGAACTTTTGAGTCAGTTGCGGCCTTCAGATCAATGGAGAAGACATGATGCACACTCCACCTATGATCCTGCTAATCAAGCTACAACTGCACCAGCATATCCTAGATTTAATCACGTCGCACAGCAGATGTCTTTTCCTCCG GGTGCTGGTGTCGCAAGTGGAAATACAACCAGTAGTGTAGGAGGATCAGTTGCTAGCGCAAGTCTATTAAAGCtacaacaacagcaacaacaaacTGCTGTTCCGttgcaacaacagcaacaacagcagccTGGCGGCAATGCACCGCAGCCACCTTTCAATCAG GCTTCTAGAACTCCTCAAAATCAACCAAGTACTCAACAGCTGCGCATGTTAGTGCAACAAATTCAGTTAGCCGTCCAAGAAGGTTACTTAAATCATCAAATTCTAAATCAACCACTTGCACCTCAAACTTTAATACTTCTGAACCAATTATTGCAACAAATAAAAGTTCTGCAGCAACTTCATCAGCAACATTCGGTGCAAAGTACAATGAAGGGTAATGGCCAATCAGTTCTGCAGATTAGTGTACAAATTACAAAGACAAAGCAGCAAATCGCGAATTTACAAAATCAGATTGCTGTACAACAAGCTACTTACATGaagcagcaacaacagcagcaacaacaacaacagcaacaacagcaacagcaacaacaccCAGTGCCACCGTCTCAGAGCTCGGAATATTATAAAAGCTCTGTGCATGATCCCATGTCTGCACTGCAAAACAGTTTTACAGAATTGACTATGAACAAGGAGCCCCCAATC AGTCAGCAACAATCAAGGCTTAACCAGTGGAAGTTACCTTCATTGGACAAGGACGGAGAGTTAGTTTCGAATGAATTCTCGAGGGCACCAGGAACAACTAGTAAGCCAGCAGCAACATCGGCTGGTTTGACACAATCACACAGTAGTCCTAACATGAATCCTTTGTTGGGTCAAGGAGATGGTACATGGTCAACCAGACTCGGAGACAGTGGGTGGCCAGATCCAGGCAATACGGACTCCACTGACGGAAAGGATTGGCAGCCAACTGGTGCAGCTGCTTTCACTGACCTTGTGCCTGAGTTTGAACCTGGCAAGCCGTGGAAG ggTACCCAGATGAAAAGCATCGAGGATGATCCAAGCATTACTCCCGGTTCAGTGGTCCGTTCACCACTGTCTTTAGCAACGATCAAAGATCCGGATGCTCTTTTCTCTTTAAGTAGCAAAACGTCTCCACCGCCGCAACAACCTACCAATCTTGATACTTCGATACCAAGTTTGAGTAATTCTACATGGACATTTAATCCACCTACTACTACGCCGAGTGCATTATTTACCAG CTCAAAAAACACTTGGGGCGAGTCTGCACCACCGCCGACTGCGGTCACGTCGGAACTCTGGGGAGCCCCAATGAGTAAAGTACGTGGTCCACCGCCAGGCCTGAGTAGCAAAGCCACCGGAAATACGAGCAACGGCTGGGCAGGCTTCGGCACTGTCGGTAGACCGTCTAGTTCTTGGGGCTTTCAATCAAGCACAAACGCTGGCTGGGTTTCCACTTGGTTACTACTGAAAAATCTGACGCCTCAAATCGATGGTTCTACGTTGAAAACCCTTTGTATGCAGCACGGCCCTGTTCAGGACTTTCGCTTATACCTTAATCATGGAATTGCATTAACCAAGTATTCGTCAAGAGACGAGGCTATCAAG gCACAAGGTGCTCTAAACAATTGCGTCCTGGGCAACACGACAATTTTCGCAGAATCGCCAGCCGATAGCGAGGTACACACTCTCTTGCAACAACTAAGTCACGGAGGTCAACAGCAAGCTGGAGCAACAGCTGGAGCAGGCTGGGGCTTGCGACCATCGAACAAAACTGGTCCTCCACCCGACACCTGGGCCGGTAGTTCCAGTCAACTGTGGGGTGCTCCACCGAGTAGTAATTCTCTTTGGAGCAACGCTGGCATCGACAGCAACGATCAACAACGTGCTACGCCCAGTTCTCTGAACTCGTACTTACCCGGAGATCTTCTGGGAGGTGAGTCGATGTAG